The following are encoded in a window of Phaseolus vulgaris cultivar G19833 chromosome 3, P. vulgaris v2.0, whole genome shotgun sequence genomic DNA:
- the LOC137807541 gene encoding equilibrative nucleotide transporter 8, with amino-acid sequence MEAVKLVSSDPSERPDTYRVAYIIHFLLGAGNLLPWNALITAVDYFAYLYPTKHIERVFSVAYMISSVMVLLGMISWGGWSKTTLRLRMNLGFSMFVMSLMVAPVIDWTSSSTKLNERPSGAYGLTVAAVVICGLADGLVGGSLIGSAGKLPKQYMQAVFAGTASSGIIISILRIITKASLPQTPKGLKISAHLYFMVATIFLLFCIVLSNLQHKLPVMHQHHQSVHQESTLCTGTKFWAVAGKIKGAAFGIFIIYIVTLSIFPGFIAEDLESKLLRDWYPILLITVYNLADLMGKSLTAFYVIQSMKRAIWAATSRLLFYPLFVICLHGPKWLKTEVPMVVLTFLLGFSNGYLTSVLMILTPKSVPLSEAELSAIVMTGFLGFGLVGGSVLGWFWIL; translated from the exons ATGGAAGCTGTTAAGTTGGTGTCTAGTGATCCAAGTGAAAGACCAGATACCTACCGAGTTGCTTACATAATTCATTTCTTGCTTGGTGCTGGTAACTTGCTTCCCTGGAATGCCTTGATCACTGCAGTGGATTACTTTGCCTACCTCTATCCAACCAAACACATAGAAAGGGTTTTCTCTGTGGCTTACATGATTTCATCTGTGATGGTGCTTCTTGGGATGATCAGTTGGGGAGGTTGGAGCAAAACAACATTGAGGTTGAGAATGAACTTGGGGTTCTCCATGTTTGTTATGTCTCTTATGGTAGCCCCAGTCATAGACTGGACCTCAAGCAGCACCAAGCTCAATGAGAGACCGAGTGGTGCCTATGGTTTGACGGTTGCAGCAGTGGTGATATGTGGTTTAGCAGACGGCTTGGTAGGTGGAAGCTTGATAGGGTCAGCTGGGAAGCTCCCAAAACAGTATATGCAAGCAGTTTTTGCTGGAACTGCTTCTTCAG GTATTATAATTTCAATCTTGAGGATAATAACCAAGGCATCACTCCCACAAACCCCCAAGGGTCTCAAAATAAGTGCTCATCTGTACTTCATGGTTGCCACCATTTTCCTCCTATTTTGTATTGTGTTAAGCAACTTGCAGCACAAGTTACCAGTGATGCACCAGCACCATCAGAGCGTTCATCAGGAGAGCACCTTATGCACAGGGACAAAATTTTGGGCAGTGGCAGGAAAAATCAAGGGAGCAGCGTTTGGAATTTTCATAATCTACATAGTGACCCTATCTATTTTCCCCGGATTTATTGCTGAAGATCTTGAATCCAAGCTTCTAAGGGATTGGTATCCTATTTTACTGATAACAGTTTACAATTTGGCTGATCTAATGGGGAAGTCATTAACTGCCTTTTATGTTATTCAATCCATGAAAAGGGCAATATGGGCTGCCACATCTAGGCTACTATTCTATCCACTCTTTGTAATTTGTCTTCATGGACCAAAATGGCTCAAAACAGAAGTACCTATGGTGGTTCTGACTTTTCTGCTAGGATTTAGCAATGGATACCTCACTAGTGTCCTCATGATTCTAACACCCAAGTCAGTGCCCTTGTCTGAAGCAGAGTTATCTGCTATTGTAATGACAGGGTTCCTCGGGTTTGGATTAGTTGGTGGTTCAGTTCTTGGCTGGTTCTGGATCTTGTGA
- the LOC137805619 gene encoding uncharacterized protein — MDKWPNSRYYVLERPVSDHCALVLKTDIIDWRPKSFRSLDIWQKDNRFKDFIIDKWGSYEIVAKILFMRLKKVLHKVIDGRQSAFLEGRGLMDGVLVANEVLEEIKRRKSGCVFFKVDKKLMIQLYGIFVYYMMKMLGFCDKWVGWIIACLEFSSLSVLMNGSPT, encoded by the exons ATGGATAAGTGGCCCAATAGTAGGTACTATGTTCTAGAAAGGCCAGTGTCTGATCATTGTGCCTTGGTGCTAAAAACGGATATAATTGATTGGAGACCGAAATCGTTTAGAAGCTTGGACATCTGGCAGAAAGATAATAGGTTCAAGGATTTCATCATTGACAAATGGGGAAGTTATGAG ATTGTGGCAAAAATCTTGTTTATGAGGTTAAAGAAAGTGCTACACAAGGTCATTGATGGAAGGCAGTCTGCATTCCTGGAGGGTAGGGGGCTAATGGATGGTGTTTTAGTAGCAAACGAGGTCTTGGAAGAGATAAAAAGGAGAAAAAGTGGTTGTGTTTTCTTCAAGGTTGATAAAAAGCTTATGATTCAGTTATATGGAATTTTTGTGTACTACATGATGAAAATGTTAGGTTTTTGTGACAAATGGGTTGGATGGATAATAGCATGTCTTGAGTTCTCATCTCTATCAGTATTAATGAATGGAAGCCCCACTTAG